From a single Bremerella cremea genomic region:
- a CDS encoding sensor domain-containing diguanylate cyclase: MILYLLLSIAANLLVGFCAAVRVRQLVQHQPAVITIEQADLFLGEISNEDPIEIPPTRDHPHNKLVVPEEVIPYEYLAVLENEAIESNGLVEATAQVLRLEIGRYRTKLIAIENRLREAWYQPTEQVLQEIADDLDALNLDWLDKQAEASQHLDGSTEGLGAYSDIGRRLCDTLFDQTAQIETTLSNLQQLDFTDSLNDVCRKLVLEIGRLIDLAHDLRDKMTETIVTVLRAEKRLDTVDKKMKMDSVTGLRNRTGFECQLFEWWRDDIRRERALSIGLIDVDGFRKINERLSTEVGDEVIAALGGFIGDIMRSDRGFEFPMRLEGQRFILFFGDVGPRGATSSIERIRQSIQATSFQYDGEEIDLLASAGVAEVKPDDTVAKLMTRVTTALRTAKKNGRNRTFIDEGHGPQAIDPPEYPVRPRVIRIGE; the protein is encoded by the coding sequence ATGATTCTTTATCTCTTACTTTCCATTGCCGCAAATCTACTTGTAGGGTTCTGCGCGGCGGTACGCGTACGTCAGCTTGTTCAACATCAGCCGGCAGTCATTACGATTGAACAAGCAGACTTATTTCTTGGCGAAATTTCCAACGAAGATCCTATCGAAATCCCCCCCACCCGCGACCATCCCCACAATAAGCTCGTCGTACCGGAAGAAGTCATTCCGTACGAATATTTGGCCGTGCTGGAAAATGAAGCCATTGAGTCCAACGGACTGGTCGAAGCGACTGCCCAAGTCCTGCGTTTAGAGATTGGGCGCTATCGCACCAAGCTAATAGCGATTGAAAATCGCCTTCGCGAAGCCTGGTACCAACCGACTGAGCAAGTCTTGCAAGAGATCGCGGACGACCTGGATGCCCTCAACCTCGATTGGCTCGACAAACAAGCTGAAGCATCGCAGCATTTAGACGGAAGCACAGAAGGGCTCGGTGCGTATTCGGATATTGGGCGTCGGCTTTGTGATACCCTTTTCGATCAGACCGCCCAAATCGAAACGACCCTCAGCAATTTGCAGCAGTTGGACTTTACCGACAGCCTGAACGACGTTTGTCGCAAGTTGGTCTTGGAGATCGGTCGCCTGATCGACTTAGCGCATGACCTACGTGACAAAATGACCGAGACCATCGTTACGGTATTGCGGGCCGAGAAACGGTTGGACACGGTTGATAAGAAAATGAAAATGGATTCAGTCACCGGTCTAAGAAACCGTACCGGGTTCGAGTGCCAGCTTTTCGAATGGTGGCGAGATGACATTCGGCGCGAACGTGCTCTCAGTATTGGCCTCATCGATGTCGATGGCTTCCGCAAGATCAACGAACGTCTCAGTACGGAAGTCGGAGATGAAGTGATTGCTGCCCTTGGTGGATTTATTGGCGATATCATGCGCAGCGATCGCGGCTTCGAGTTCCCTATGCGACTGGAAGGGCAACGCTTCATCTTGTTCTTTGGTGACGTCGGGCCTCGTGGTGCCACAAGCTCGATTGAACGCATCCGGCAATCGATTCAAGCGACCAGCTTCCAATACGATGGAGAAGAAATCGATCTTCTCGCCAGCGCCGGCGTTGCGGAGGTTAAACCGGACGATACCGTTGCCAAATTAATGACACGGGTAACGACGGCTTTACGAACCGCCAAAAAGAATGGGCGCAACCGCACTTTCATCGACGAAGGGCATGGTCCCCAGGCGATCGATCCCCCTGAGTACCCAGTTCGTCCTCGTGTCATTCGCATTGGCGAATAG
- the prfA gene encoding peptide chain release factor 1, producing MREILEEKLSRFEFLEKQMSDPDVLSNSTMMANVAREHGSLARLAGRYRQFKQIVGEIEDAREMIDGDDAEMAELAEADLVDLKGKREKIWRELLDMTIGGEDANRDKIVLEIRGGTGGDEAALFARDLYEMYKRFAESKKWKYEVMESNPTELGGFKEVIISVHGEGVYREMQYESGGHRVQRVPDTETKGRVHTSAATVAVMAEPEEVEFDLSPDSYTVERYAASSGPGGQHVNKTASAVRLIHQETGVIVQCCEERSQHKNLDRALRLLKTKLYEAQREKEAKERADERKSLVGSGDRSQRIRTYNFPENRLSDHRINLTLYKLDQIMAGNLQPVIDALIDHDREQLRGSMGDLD from the coding sequence ATGCGCGAGATTCTGGAAGAAAAACTTTCTCGCTTCGAGTTCCTCGAAAAGCAAATGAGCGACCCGGACGTGTTGTCCAACTCGACCATGATGGCTAACGTTGCCCGCGAGCATGGTTCGTTGGCCCGGCTTGCAGGGCGCTATCGCCAGTTCAAGCAGATTGTGGGCGAGATTGAAGACGCACGCGAGATGATCGACGGAGACGACGCTGAGATGGCCGAGTTGGCCGAAGCTGATCTGGTGGATCTGAAGGGGAAACGTGAGAAGATTTGGCGTGAGCTGTTGGATATGACCATCGGCGGGGAAGACGCCAACCGTGATAAAATCGTCTTGGAAATCCGAGGCGGCACCGGCGGCGACGAAGCCGCGTTATTCGCACGCGACCTGTACGAAATGTACAAACGTTTTGCTGAAAGCAAAAAGTGGAAGTACGAAGTCATGGAATCGAATCCAACCGAACTGGGTGGATTCAAGGAAGTGATCATTTCGGTACACGGCGAAGGCGTCTACCGAGAAATGCAGTATGAAAGTGGCGGGCATCGCGTGCAGCGTGTTCCCGATACGGAAACCAAAGGACGCGTGCACACCTCGGCGGCAACCGTTGCGGTCATGGCCGAGCCGGAAGAAGTGGAGTTCGACCTAAGCCCTGACAGCTACACGGTGGAACGATATGCCGCGAGTTCCGGCCCCGGTGGTCAGCACGTGAATAAGACTGCATCGGCGGTGCGACTGATTCACCAGGAAACCGGCGTGATTGTGCAATGCTGTGAAGAGCGAAGTCAGCATAAAAATCTCGACCGAGCGTTGCGTCTTTTGAAGACGAAGCTGTACGAAGCTCAACGCGAGAAGGAAGCCAAAGAGCGAGCCGACGAGCGAAAGAGCTTGGTCGGTTCAGGCGACCGAAGTCAGCGGATTCGGACGTATAACTTCCCCGAAAACCGGCTCAGCGACCATCGGATCAATCTCACGCTCTACAAACTCGACCAGATCATGGCCGGAAATTTACAGCCCGTGATCGACGCCCTGATTGACCACGATCGTGAACAACTTCGCGGTTCAATGGGAGACCTCGACTAA
- a CDS encoding 3'-5' exoribonuclease YhaM family protein, which produces MTWKISEMANVKQLSELQHGQSADFFAQLCKKVPGTTRQGRPFFAVEFRDNRRNASSAIWEGSSHELACRDEWKVGHFYKIRGTFQETAYGAKIEILRIRVVEEADTESGFDPLLCQPTAENDSSEMFDYLLDLVDREITTPELRTLVTTIFEQNRQRLESLPGAIHHHHAYAGGYLEHVYSVTRNVLYLIDTYRGQHASLRDPLTQQLAIAGALLHDIGKLHELDADAGNTAYTTAGELVGHIALGRDIVRDTAKELAIDAPWLVRLEHLIVSHQGTPEHGSPKQPMTWEANLVYWADQLDGNIFRLAKTFQQTETNEPVVASPNPFGRRVFRGELAMEPESSA; this is translated from the coding sequence ATGACCTGGAAAATCTCTGAGATGGCGAACGTCAAGCAACTTTCTGAACTTCAGCATGGACAATCGGCCGACTTCTTCGCTCAGTTATGTAAGAAGGTCCCAGGCACCACTCGGCAAGGGCGTCCTTTCTTCGCGGTCGAGTTTCGCGACAACCGTCGCAACGCTTCCTCCGCAATTTGGGAAGGATCGTCGCACGAATTAGCTTGCCGCGACGAATGGAAAGTGGGGCACTTCTACAAGATTCGCGGCACCTTCCAGGAAACGGCCTACGGCGCCAAGATCGAGATCCTGCGTATCCGTGTCGTTGAAGAAGCCGACACCGAATCAGGCTTCGATCCTCTGCTCTGCCAACCGACGGCAGAAAACGATTCTAGCGAGATGTTCGACTATCTTCTCGATCTGGTCGACCGCGAGATCACCACCCCAGAACTTCGCACGCTGGTCACCACCATTTTCGAGCAAAATCGGCAACGCTTGGAGTCGCTCCCTGGAGCGATCCATCACCATCACGCCTACGCCGGAGGTTATCTTGAACACGTCTATAGCGTCACCCGCAATGTTCTCTACCTGATCGACACCTATCGAGGACAACATGCTTCGCTCCGCGACCCTTTAACCCAGCAGCTTGCCATCGCCGGAGCCTTGTTGCATGACATTGGTAAGCTCCACGAACTTGATGCCGACGCCGGCAACACGGCCTACACCACCGCAGGCGAACTAGTCGGGCACATTGCCCTGGGGCGAGATATCGTGCGAGACACAGCCAAAGAGCTGGCAATCGACGCTCCGTGGCTCGTTCGTCTGGAACATCTGATCGTTAGTCACCAAGGGACGCCTGAGCATGGCAGCCCCAAGCAGCCGATGACCTGGGAAGCCAACTTGGTCTATTGGGCAGACCAGCTAGACGGAAACATCTTCCGCTTGGCGAAAACGTTTCAACAGACCGAAACGAATGAGCCCGTTGTTGCTAGTCCCAACCCATTTGGTCGACGGGTCTTTCGGGGGGAATTGGCAATGGAACCGGAATCATCGGCATAA
- the rpmE gene encoding 50S ribosomal protein L31, whose amino-acid sequence MKENIHPKYQETVVKCGCGNSFSTRSTRKEIVVDVCNVCHPFYSGKERFLDSGGRIEKFKNKFAGNYASLAKKKKK is encoded by the coding sequence ATGAAAGAAAACATCCATCCAAAATACCAGGAAACCGTCGTTAAGTGCGGTTGTGGCAACTCGTTTTCGACGCGTAGTACCCGGAAGGAAATCGTGGTCGACGTATGTAACGTTTGCCATCCGTTCTACTCCGGTAAGGAACGCTTCTTAGACTCGGGTGGTCGTATCGAGAAGTTTAAGAACAAGTTTGCAGGCAACTACGCTAGCCTGGCTAAGAAAAAGAAGAAGTAG
- the prmC gene encoding peptide chain release factor N(5)-glutamine methyltransferase, whose amino-acid sequence MSTAEPWTIGRLLNWTTEYLESKGSDEARLESQLLLCHAIGCQKIQLYTRFEETVDDDKRTKFRELVKQRAAGTPVAYLLGTREFYSMEFAVTPDVLIPRPETEHLVIEALDRLKARGSEGTLRLLELGTGSGIIAVTVAKHAKNVTCLATDISAKALQVAQKNAEKHGVSERIEFALGDLFEAVPQGETFDIIVSNPPYVAESERAMMDPQVIAHEPHVALFAAEDGTAILRRILEKGADHLKPGGWLLLEFSPMIATRVAKIAEQLGSYQQISIGKDLARHDRYLVAQKGE is encoded by the coding sequence ATGTCGACCGCCGAACCATGGACGATTGGCCGTTTGTTGAACTGGACGACGGAGTACCTGGAATCAAAAGGAAGCGACGAGGCGCGGCTTGAATCGCAGTTGTTGCTGTGCCATGCAATCGGTTGCCAGAAGATTCAGCTTTACACCCGGTTTGAAGAGACGGTCGACGACGACAAGCGAACGAAATTTCGCGAGTTGGTCAAGCAACGTGCCGCCGGAACGCCGGTCGCCTATCTGTTAGGGACGCGCGAGTTCTATTCGATGGAATTCGCTGTCACACCGGATGTACTGATTCCTCGTCCAGAAACCGAGCATTTGGTGATCGAAGCACTCGATCGCCTCAAGGCCCGAGGCAGTGAAGGGACGCTGCGATTGCTGGAACTGGGAACGGGCAGCGGCATTATCGCCGTGACGGTGGCTAAGCATGCGAAGAATGTGACCTGCTTGGCTACGGATATCAGTGCGAAAGCTTTGCAGGTTGCCCAGAAGAATGCCGAGAAGCACGGAGTGAGCGAACGAATCGAGTTCGCGCTAGGCGATCTATTTGAAGCCGTGCCGCAGGGGGAAACGTTTGACATTATTGTCAGTAACCCACCTTACGTGGCAGAATCGGAGCGAGCGATGATGGATCCGCAAGTGATCGCTCACGAGCCGCACGTGGCGTTATTTGCCGCCGAGGATGGAACCGCCATCCTCCGCAGAATCTTGGAGAAGGGGGCCGACCATCTCAAGCCGGGCGGTTGGTTGCTTTTGGAATTCAGCCCAATGATTGCGACGCGAGTCGCCAAGATCGCCGAGCAACTAGGGAGCTACCAGCAGATTTCCATCGGCAAGGATCTTGCACGGCACGATCGCTATCTTGTCGCGCAGAAGGGCGAATAA